One genomic region from Salinicola endophyticus encodes:
- a CDS encoding response regulator: MKVLLVEDDAALAEALVAALEEAGLLIESTTTGSEADYLVRTERYDALILDLGLPDGDGTRWLSQWREDEIDLPVLVLTARERWSDKAAGFSAGADDYVVKPFETAEILFRLRALVRRSHGHSHPVLRVGELTLDTHTGSVTLAGRPITLTAQESRLLSYLMHASPRIVSRAELSEHVYNRDHEPDSNVIDVQISRLRRKFGRARIETLRGQGYRLIDLEAEA, translated from the coding sequence ATGAAAGTACTGTTGGTCGAGGACGACGCGGCGCTCGCCGAAGCGCTGGTGGCGGCGCTGGAGGAGGCCGGCCTGCTGATAGAGTCGACCACCACCGGCAGCGAAGCCGACTATCTGGTGCGCACCGAGCGCTACGATGCGCTGATTCTCGATCTCGGCCTGCCGGACGGCGATGGCACCCGCTGGCTGTCGCAGTGGCGCGAGGACGAGATCGATCTGCCGGTGCTGGTGCTGACCGCGCGCGAGCGCTGGTCGGACAAGGCCGCGGGGTTCTCCGCCGGCGCCGACGACTACGTGGTCAAGCCATTCGAGACCGCCGAGATCCTGTTCCGCCTGCGCGCCCTGGTGCGCCGCAGCCACGGCCACTCGCACCCGGTGCTGCGGGTTGGCGAGCTGACCCTGGACACCCACACCGGCAGCGTCACCCTGGCCGGGCGGCCGATCACCCTGACCGCCCAGGAGTCGCGCCTGCTCTCCTATCTGATGCACGCCTCGCCGCGTATCGTCAGCCGCGCCGAGCTCTCCGAACACGTCTACAACCGCGACCACGAGCCCGACTCCAACGTCATCGACGTGCAGATCAGCCGCCTGCGGCGCAAGTTCGGCCGTGCGCGGATCGAGACGCTGCGCGGCCAGGGCTACCGGCTGATCGACCTCGAGGCCGAGGCTTGA